Proteins encoded by one window of Sediminicoccus rosea:
- the ccoO gene encoding cytochrome-c oxidase, cbb3-type subunit II, whose translation MLKKFSHGMIERNVILLGVLTLITISIGGLAQVVPLFTVESTIERVQGVRPYTPLELMGRNIYVREGCYACHSQMVRPFRDEAERYGHFSLAAESMYDRPFQWGSKRTGPDLARVGGKYSDDWQAQHLRDPRSLVPESIMPPYSFLDRPLDYRNIQSHLRAQRALGVPYSEEMIANARADLEAQARPDADGAAFSSRYARARQGAFDGNPAVVTEMDALVAYMQMLGTLVQFRDVTPEQLRQQ comes from the coding sequence ATGCTCAAGAAATTCTCCCATGGCATGATCGAGCGGAACGTCATCCTGCTCGGCGTGCTCACCCTCATCACCATCTCCATCGGCGGGCTCGCGCAGGTGGTGCCGCTCTTCACGGTGGAGAGCACGATCGAGCGCGTGCAGGGCGTGCGTCCCTACACGCCGCTCGAACTGATGGGCCGCAACATCTATGTGCGCGAGGGCTGCTACGCCTGCCACAGCCAGATGGTGCGCCCCTTCCGCGACGAGGCGGAGCGCTACGGCCATTTCAGCCTGGCGGCCGAGAGCATGTATGACCGCCCCTTCCAGTGGGGCAGCAAGCGCACCGGCCCCGACCTCGCCCGGGTCGGCGGCAAGTATTCGGATGACTGGCAGGCGCAGCACCTGCGTGACCCGCGCTCGCTGGTGCCCGAGAGCATCATGCCGCCCTACTCCTTCCTGGACCGGCCGCTCGACTACCGGAACATCCAGTCGCACCTGCGCGCCCAGCGCGCGCTCGGCGTGCCCTACAGCGAGGAGATGATCGCCAATGCCCGCGCCGACCTCGAGGCGCAGGCACGGCCCGACGCGGATGGCGCGGCCTTCTCCAGCCGCTACGCTCGCGCGCGCCAGGGCGCCTTCGACGGCAACCCGGCCGTGGTCACGGAGATGGATGCGCTGGTCGCCTACATGCAGATGCTGGGCACGCTCGTGCAGTTCCGCGACGTGACGCCCGAACAGCTGCGGCAACAGTGA
- a CDS encoding cbb3-type cytochrome c oxidase subunit 3, giving the protein MHELQSLFNSLWVAWFFLLFGGILIWTLRPSKRAEWQQRGSMIFQDDEDRRR; this is encoded by the coding sequence ATGCATGAGCTGCAATCCCTCTTCAACTCGCTCTGGGTCGCCTGGTTCTTCCTGCTCTTCGGCGGAATCCTGATCTGGACGCTGCGCCCCTCCAAGCGGGCGGAATGGCAACAACGCGGAAGCATGATCTTCCAGGACGATGAAGACAGGAGGCGCTGA
- the ccoP gene encoding cytochrome-c oxidase, cbb3-type subunit III: MPTKIEKDSVSGQMTTGHEWDGLKELNTPLPKWWLYTFYATILFSLVWVVLYPALPISGATGLLGWTARGALPAQQAAERARIEPMMARLRAATPEQIAADPELRAFALAGGRVAFANNCAGCHGAGGQGAPGGFPSLADDDWIYGGSFDAIQHTIRHGVRANESDEQRGVAMPAFQATGMLNAAQVSDTAEFVLSLTGRSTDPAAVTRGEALYAENCASCHGDRGEGNRDLGAPRLNDRIWLYGGEKADIMRSIANSRAGVMPSWQGRLDPAMINMLTVYVHALGGGE, encoded by the coding sequence ATGCCCACCAAGATCGAGAAGGACAGCGTCTCCGGCCAGATGACCACGGGCCACGAGTGGGACGGGCTGAAGGAACTGAACACGCCGCTGCCCAAGTGGTGGCTCTACACCTTCTACGCGACCATCCTCTTCTCCCTCGTCTGGGTCGTGCTCTACCCGGCGCTGCCGATCAGCGGCGCCACCGGCCTGCTCGGCTGGACGGCGCGTGGCGCGCTGCCGGCGCAGCAGGCGGCGGAACGCGCGCGGATCGAGCCGATGATGGCCCGCCTGCGCGCGGCCACGCCCGAGCAGATCGCGGCCGACCCGGAACTGCGCGCCTTCGCGCTGGCCGGCGGGCGCGTCGCCTTCGCCAACAACTGCGCCGGCTGCCACGGCGCGGGCGGGCAGGGTGCGCCGGGCGGCTTCCCGAGCCTCGCGGATGACGACTGGATCTATGGCGGCAGCTTCGACGCCATCCAGCACACCATCCGCCACGGCGTGCGCGCGAATGAGAGCGACGAGCAGCGCGGCGTCGCCATGCCCGCCTTCCAGGCGACCGGCATGCTGAACGCGGCGCAGGTGAGCGACACGGCGGAATTCGTGCTGAGCCTGACCGGCCGCAGCACCGATCCCGCCGCCGTCACCCGCGGCGAGGCGCTCTACGCCGAGAACTGCGCGAGCTGCCATGGCGACCGCGGCGAGGGCAATCGCGACCTGGGTGCGCCGCGCCTGAATGACCGCATCTGGCTCTATGGCGGCGAGAAGGCGGACATCATGCGCAGCATCGCCAACAGCCGCGCCGGCGTCATGCCCTCCTGGCAGGGCCGCCTCGACCCCGCGATGATCAACATGCTCACCGTCTACGTGCATGCCCTGGGCGGGGGAGAATAA
- the ccoG gene encoding cytochrome c oxidase accessory protein CcoG, which yields MSVIPPRAPQIEEGPLYASHQKVYPRAVQGVVRRVKWAVLILLLGLYYIVPWLRWDRGPNAPDQAVLVDMGHARLFFFWFELWPQEIYFLTGILVLGAIGLFAVTSLFGRVWCGFTCPQTVWTDLFMWIERRIEGDRNARIRLDQGPKDRAWWRAKLIKHGAWLAIAMATGGAWIMYFNDAPTVTWAMLTGQASLTVYGFFALFTATTYVLAGAAREQVCTYMCPWPRFQGAMLDENSLVVTYRDWRGEPRGKPTDPGAGDCVDCKACVHVCPTGIDIRDGQQLECIGCGLCVDACDDVMKRLDRPTGLVAFETLKNLAASQAATKGMAPGPERLARGMAVRTRQKVIRPRTLVYAGVIGAALIVMLGAWLLRETLTLTVLRDRAPLYVRLSDGGLRNGYTLKLANKLRGELALPLVLEGPPGLRLVVQDAALDAEGRPLLTTRDDGITQWRALVTAPEGLRLRGSTPISFRLLDAEGRTLLRHSTVFLGPDR from the coding sequence ATGTCCGTGATCCCGCCCCGCGCGCCGCAGATCGAGGAAGGCCCGCTCTACGCCTCGCACCAGAAGGTCTATCCGCGCGCGGTGCAGGGCGTGGTGCGACGGGTGAAATGGGCCGTGCTCATCCTGCTGCTGGGGCTCTACTACATCGTGCCCTGGCTGCGCTGGGACCGCGGACCCAATGCGCCGGACCAGGCGGTGCTCGTGGATATGGGCCATGCCCGCCTGTTCTTCTTCTGGTTCGAGCTCTGGCCGCAGGAGATCTACTTCCTCACCGGCATCCTCGTGCTGGGCGCCATCGGCCTCTTCGCGGTGACCTCGCTCTTCGGGCGGGTCTGGTGCGGCTTCACCTGCCCGCAGACGGTCTGGACCGACCTCTTCATGTGGATCGAGCGCAGGATCGAGGGCGACCGCAACGCCCGTATCAGGCTCGACCAGGGCCCGAAGGACCGCGCCTGGTGGCGCGCCAAGCTCATCAAGCACGGCGCCTGGCTCGCCATCGCCATGGCGACGGGCGGTGCCTGGATCATGTATTTCAACGATGCGCCCACCGTGACCTGGGCGATGCTGACGGGCCAGGCGAGCCTGACCGTCTATGGCTTCTTCGCGCTCTTCACGGCCACGACCTATGTGCTGGCGGGCGCGGCGCGCGAGCAGGTCTGCACCTACATGTGCCCCTGGCCGCGCTTCCAGGGCGCCATGCTCGACGAGAACAGCCTCGTCGTCACCTATCGGGACTGGCGGGGCGAGCCGCGCGGCAAGCCGACCGACCCGGGGGCGGGCGATTGCGTGGACTGCAAGGCCTGCGTGCATGTCTGCCCGACGGGCATCGACATCCGCGACGGGCAGCAGCTCGAATGCATCGGCTGCGGGCTCTGCGTGGATGCCTGCGACGACGTGATGAAGCGCCTCGATCGCCCCACCGGCCTCGTCGCCTTCGAGACGCTGAAGAACCTCGCCGCCAGCCAGGCCGCGACCAAGGGCATGGCGCCGGGGCCCGAGCGTCTCGCGCGCGGCATGGCGGTGCGGACGCGGCAGAAGGTGATCCGTCCGCGCACGCTGGTCTATGCCGGCGTGATTGGCGCCGCGCTCATCGTCATGCTGGGCGCCTGGCTGCTGCGCGAGACGCTGACGCTGACCGTGCTGCGCGACCGCGCGCCGCTCTATGTGCGCCTCTCCGATGGCGGGCTGCGGAACGGCTACACGCTGAAGCTCGCCAACAAGCTGCGTGGCGAGCTGGCGCTGCCGCTGGTGCTGGAAGGCCCGCCCGGCCTGCGCCTCGTCGTGCAGGATGCGGCGCTGGACGCCGAGGGCCGCCCGCTGCTGACGACGCGCGATGACGGCATCACGCAGTGGCGCGCGCTCGTCACCGCGCCCGAGGGGCTGCGGCTGCGCGGCAGCACGCCCATCAGCTTCCGCCTGCTCGATGCGGAGGGCCGCACCCTCCTGCGCCATTCCACCGTCTTCCTGGGACCCGACCGATGA
- a CDS encoding FixH family protein, which yields MSIQAHDPNRGRWIPWVFVGGMLVVVLVNAVLITQAIGTFTGVTVGQSYDRGRTYNNVLAEAARQDALGWTLNTRLDAGCLVVNARDRGGAPVQGVLEGHMLRPLDGERVALPEAAGTGRFTVELPELRAGLWEFRGLLVSPQGERHDVRQRFTLP from the coding sequence ATGAGCATCCAAGCCCATGACCCCAATCGCGGCCGCTGGATCCCCTGGGTCTTCGTCGGCGGCATGCTCGTGGTGGTGCTGGTCAATGCGGTGCTGATCACCCAGGCCATCGGCACCTTCACCGGTGTCACGGTCGGCCAGTCCTATGACCGGGGCCGCACCTACAACAACGTTCTGGCCGAGGCGGCGCGGCAGGATGCGCTGGGCTGGACGCTGAACACGCGGCTCGATGCCGGGTGCCTCGTCGTCAATGCGCGCGACCGCGGCGGCGCGCCGGTGCAGGGCGTGCTGGAGGGCCACATGCTGCGCCCGCTGGATGGCGAGCGTGTGGCCCTGCCGGAGGCCGCCGGCACCGGGCGCTTCACCGTCGAGTTGCCCGAGCTGCGCGCCGGGCTGTGGGAATTCCGCGGCCTGCTCGTCTCCCCGCAGGGCGAGCGGCATGACGTGCGGCAGCGTTTCACGCTTCCATGA
- a CDS encoding heavy metal translocating P-type ATPase: protein MSHIGRPVCAHCGAPSVTRFCCTGCEGAHALVQGLGLDAFYRRREGAEGQLKPLDPPSADFTGLAHPNRDGTQTLELMVAGLTCGACIWLVEQALAAEPGVTRARANLSTRRLSVTWRGEAARGNDLAALVARLGFRVAPFSPACLRASEDAEGRELTRALGIASFGAMNVMLVSVAVWAGSDMGPDTRHMMHWLAALIGMPTIAYAGMPLFRSAWRGLRAGRLNMDCAVSLGILATTAMSLSETMRNGDFTWFDGATTLLALMLAGRVLDRAARRRARQSAAELLALQEGSVTVLGEANAAPMAVPMERVPVGARILVASGERLRLDAVLEDASALLDTAATTGESLPRPFAQGEALAAGGVNMGAPFVARVTAAAGDGSLAAMGRMLERAEQARGRYTSLADRAARIYVPIAHVVALCTFLGWWLLAGASWQAALVPAVAALIITCPCGLAIAVPAVQVVASGALFRRGVLLSSPTGLERLASADHVVLDKTGTLTEGRPRLLPGGWGEDDLQLAASLAATSRHPLSRALSRACPDAAPASGVVEVPGAGLVQGETRLGSAAFLGLAEDAGMALHLVRPGRAPVTFRFEDALRPDAAAAVQAFQRAGLGVELLSGDAPEVVERLAREAGITLFTARATPEAKAARITALAAQGRRVLMVGDGINDAAALAAAHVSAAPAEGTDLAQAASDFVLMGGGLLPLAEAVGRARRAQSAARQNIAFAFTYNIIAVPVAVAGFATPLIAALVMASSSLAVIGNALRVGR from the coding sequence ATGAGCCATATCGGCCGCCCCGTCTGCGCGCATTGCGGCGCGCCCAGCGTCACCCGCTTCTGCTGCACGGGGTGCGAGGGCGCGCATGCGCTGGTGCAGGGCCTCGGCCTCGATGCCTTCTATCGCCGGCGTGAGGGCGCGGAGGGCCAGCTCAAGCCACTCGATCCACCGAGCGCGGACTTCACCGGCCTCGCCCATCCCAACCGGGACGGCACGCAGACGCTGGAGCTGATGGTGGCGGGGCTGACCTGCGGTGCCTGCATCTGGCTGGTGGAGCAGGCGCTGGCGGCCGAACCCGGCGTGACGCGCGCGCGTGCCAATCTCTCCACCCGCCGGCTCTCCGTGACCTGGCGGGGCGAGGCGGCGCGCGGCAACGACCTGGCGGCGCTGGTCGCGCGCCTCGGCTTCCGCGTGGCGCCCTTCTCCCCCGCCTGCCTGCGCGCCAGCGAGGATGCGGAGGGCCGCGAACTCACGCGCGCCCTCGGCATCGCGAGCTTCGGCGCGATGAACGTGATGCTCGTCTCCGTCGCGGTCTGGGCGGGCAGCGACATGGGGCCCGACACGCGCCACATGATGCATTGGCTGGCGGCGCTGATCGGCATGCCGACCATCGCCTATGCCGGCATGCCGCTGTTCCGCTCGGCCTGGCGCGGGCTGCGCGCGGGCCGGCTCAACATGGACTGTGCGGTCTCGCTCGGCATCCTCGCCACCACGGCGATGTCGCTCAGCGAGACGATGCGCAATGGCGACTTCACCTGGTTCGACGGCGCGACCACGCTGCTGGCGCTGATGCTGGCCGGCCGCGTGCTGGACCGCGCGGCGCGGCGGCGGGCGCGGCAAAGTGCGGCCGAACTGCTCGCCCTGCAGGAAGGCAGCGTCACCGTGCTGGGCGAGGCCAATGCCGCGCCCATGGCCGTGCCGATGGAGCGCGTGCCGGTCGGCGCGCGCATCCTGGTGGCGAGCGGCGAGCGCCTGCGCCTGGATGCGGTGCTGGAAGATGCGAGCGCACTGCTCGACACCGCCGCCACCACGGGCGAGAGCCTGCCGCGCCCCTTCGCGCAGGGCGAGGCGCTGGCGGCGGGCGGCGTGAACATGGGCGCGCCCTTCGTGGCGCGCGTCACGGCGGCGGCGGGCGATGGTTCGCTGGCCGCCATGGGCCGCATGCTGGAGCGCGCGGAGCAGGCGCGCGGGCGCTACACTTCGCTCGCCGACCGCGCGGCGCGGATCTATGTGCCCATCGCGCATGTCGTCGCCCTCTGCACCTTCCTGGGCTGGTGGCTGCTGGCCGGCGCGAGCTGGCAGGCGGCGCTGGTGCCGGCGGTGGCCGCGCTCATCATCACCTGTCCCTGCGGGCTGGCCATCGCCGTGCCGGCGGTGCAGGTCGTCGCCTCTGGCGCGCTGTTCCGGCGTGGCGTGCTGCTCTCCTCGCCCACCGGGCTGGAGCGGCTGGCGAGTGCCGATCATGTGGTGCTGGACAAGACGGGCACGCTGACGGAAGGCCGCCCGCGCCTGCTGCCGGGCGGCTGGGGCGAGGATGATCTGCAACTGGCGGCGAGCCTCGCCGCCACCAGCCGCCACCCGCTGTCGCGCGCGCTCAGCCGTGCCTGCCCGGATGCGGCGCCCGCTTCGGGCGTGGTGGAGGTGCCGGGGGCGGGGCTGGTTCAGGGCGAGACGCGCCTCGGCTCGGCCGCCTTCCTGGGCCTGGCCGAGGATGCCGGCATGGCGCTGCACCTCGTGCGGCCGGGCCGTGCGCCGGTCACCTTCCGCTTCGAGGATGCGCTGCGCCCCGATGCGGCCGCGGCCGTGCAGGCCTTCCAGCGCGCGGGCCTCGGCGTCGAGCTCCTCTCGGGCGATGCGCCCGAGGTGGTGGAACGCCTGGCGCGGGAGGCGGGGATCACCCTCTTCACCGCGCGCGCCACGCCCGAGGCGAAGGCCGCGCGCATCACGGCCCTCGCCGCGCAGGGCCGCCGCGTGCTGATGGTGGGCGACGGCATCAATGACGCGGCGGCCCTGGCGGCCGCGCATGTCTCCGCGGCGCCGGCCGAGGGGACCGACCTCGCCCAGGCGGCAAGCGACTTCGTGCTGATGGGCGGCGGGCTGCTGCCGTTGGCCGAGGCGGTGGGCCGCGCGCGGCGCGCGCAATCGGCGGCGCGGCAGAACATCGCCTTCGCCTTCACCTACAACATCATCGCCGTGCCGGTGGCGGTGGCGGGCTTCGCCACGCCGCTCATCGCGGCGCTGGTGATGGCAAGCTCCTCGCTCGCCGTCATCGGCAACGCACTCAGGGTGGGACGCTGA
- the ccoS gene encoding cbb3-type cytochrome oxidase assembly protein CcoS: protein MDTLVWLIPLALVLGGLALIAFIWAMRSGQYEDLDGAAARILFDDDLKKGG from the coding sequence ATGGACACGCTGGTCTGGCTCATTCCGCTGGCGCTGGTGCTGGGCGGCCTCGCCCTCATCGCCTTCATCTGGGCGATGCGCTCCGGCCAATACGAGGATCTGGACGGTGCCGCCGCCCGCATCCTCTTCGACGACGACCTCAAGAAAGGAGGCTGA
- a CDS encoding ATP-binding cassette domain-containing protein, whose protein sequence is MNPVELSGITFAYGEGALRREVLREVDLSIAPGEIVLLTGPSGSGKTTLLTLIGALRAMQDGQARVLGQELAGAAESDRVRLRGRIGFIFQNHNLLGFLTARQNVAMSLELHGGMSEGERLARAGEMLAAVGLADHAEKPPSRLSGGQRQRVAVARALAGEPGLILADEPTAALDKVSGQEVVRLLRDLAKTRGVPILLVTHDPRILDIADRIVAMEDGRIVQPARAAQPA, encoded by the coding sequence GTGAACCCTGTCGAGTTGTCGGGCATCACCTTCGCCTATGGCGAGGGCGCGCTGCGGCGCGAGGTGCTGCGCGAGGTGGATCTCTCCATCGCACCCGGCGAGATCGTGCTGCTCACCGGGCCCTCGGGCTCGGGCAAGACGACGCTGCTGACGCTGATCGGCGCGCTGCGCGCCATGCAGGACGGCCAGGCGCGGGTGCTGGGCCAGGAACTCGCCGGCGCGGCCGAGAGCGACCGCGTCCGCCTGCGCGGGCGGATCGGCTTCATCTTCCAGAACCACAACCTGCTGGGCTTCCTCACCGCGCGGCAGAATGTCGCCATGTCGCTCGAACTGCATGGCGGCATGAGCGAGGGCGAGCGCCTCGCCCGCGCGGGCGAGATGCTGGCCGCCGTCGGCCTCGCCGATCACGCGGAAAAGCCGCCTTCACGGCTTTCGGGCGGGCAGCGGCAGCGCGTGGCCGTGGCGCGGGCACTCGCCGGCGAACCCGGCCTGATCCTGGCCGACGAACCCACCGCGGCGCTCGACAAGGTGAGCGGGCAGGAGGTGGTGCGCCTGCTGCGTGACCTCGCAAAGACGCGCGGCGTGCCCATCCTGCTCGTCACGCATGACCCCCGCATCCTCGACATCGCCGACCGCATCGTGGCGATGGAGGATGGGCGGATCGTGCAGCCGGCGCGGGCGGCCCAGCCCGCCTAG
- the devC gene encoding ABC transporter permease DevC, protein MNQISGTESLLPGNLLPWAPELTGEPIPPRPRVAPGPAAFLLLPLRLAWRQLRAEKSRLLAAMAGVMFACVLVFMQLGFRGALFDSATNMLGAMRADLFLMHPMTDASFRPEPLPRARAFQTLADPDVAVAVPIYLAQASWRNPETGRRRAVQLIGLDAEAGAVGFTGLAPLVEALKQPDTVAFDVRSRPEFGPIGQLFAERGPFQVQVGHREMRLVGLVEIGPSFGADGNVVLSETNFRRVFERRVSNTDLVALKLHEGADPRAVQARLRELLPGDVMVMTHAELVAHERAYWENGTPIGFIFVFGSLMGLVVGMVIVYQILFSDIASHISEYATLKAMGYSNGYLSRVVMSEAFILAIIGFIPGLLLSAWLYDWVGAATFLPLAMYPERALTVFLMIFTMCAAAGLLAMRKLRDANPADMF, encoded by the coding sequence ATGAACCAGATCAGCGGCACGGAGAGCCTCCTCCCCGGGAATCTCCTCCCCTGGGCACCGGAACTCACCGGCGAGCCCATTCCGCCCCGCCCGCGCGTGGCCCCCGGCCCCGCCGCCTTCCTGCTGCTGCCGCTGCGCCTCGCCTGGCGGCAGCTGCGCGCGGAGAAATCCCGCCTGCTCGCCGCCATGGCCGGCGTGATGTTCGCCTGCGTGCTGGTCTTCATGCAGCTCGGCTTCCGCGGCGCGCTCTTCGACAGCGCGACCAACATGCTGGGCGCCATGCGGGCCGACCTCTTCCTCATGCACCCCATGACGGATGCGAGCTTCCGGCCCGAACCCCTGCCCCGCGCGCGCGCCTTCCAGACGCTGGCCGACCCCGATGTCGCCGTCGCCGTGCCGATCTACCTGGCCCAGGCGAGCTGGCGGAACCCGGAGACCGGCCGCCGCCGCGCCGTGCAGCTCATCGGCCTGGATGCCGAGGCGGGCGCGGTCGGCTTCACCGGCCTCGCTCCGCTGGTCGAGGCGCTGAAGCAGCCGGACACCGTCGCCTTCGACGTCCGCTCCCGCCCGGAATTCGGCCCGATCGGCCAGCTCTTCGCCGAGCGCGGACCCTTCCAGGTGCAGGTGGGCCACCGCGAGATGCGCCTGGTCGGCCTCGTCGAGATCGGTCCCAGCTTCGGCGCGGATGGCAATGTCGTCCTCAGCGAGACGAATTTCCGCCGCGTCTTCGAGCGCCGCGTCTCCAACACCGACCTCGTCGCGCTGAAGCTGCATGAGGGCGCCGACCCGCGCGCCGTGCAGGCCCGCCTGCGCGAGCTGCTGCCGGGCGACGTGATGGTGATGACCCATGCCGAACTCGTCGCGCATGAGCGCGCCTATTGGGAGAACGGCACGCCCATCGGCTTCATCTTCGTCTTCGGCAGCCTGATGGGCCTCGTGGTCGGCATGGTGATCGTCTACCAGATCCTCTTCTCCGACATCGCGAGCCACATCTCGGAATACGCCACGCTCAAGGCGATGGGTTATTCCAACGGGTATCTCTCGCGCGTCGTGATGAGCGAGGCCTTCATCCTCGCCATCATCGGCTTCATCCCGGGGTTGCTGCTCTCGGCCTGGCTCTACGACTGGGTGGGGGCGGCGACCTTCCTGCCGCTCGCCATGTATCCCGAACGCGCGCTGACGGTCTTCCTGATGATCTTCACCATGTGCGCGGCGGCGGGGCTGCTCGCCATGCGCAAGCTGAGGGACGCCAATCCGGCGGATATGTTTTGA